ATCGAGGCGTAGCCGATCGCATTCTTGCGCTCGGCCTGCACCGTGCCGTAGAGCGCTTCCGTGCTACCACAGTAGTAGCCACGACCCGGGCGGAAGGCATAGTGCACCGACCCGAAGTTCAGGTCGGACAACGCATCGCAGGTGGCCTGGCCCGGATCGATGTAGGTACGGGCCGCAGGATTCCAGCGCAGAAAGGTGCGCGAGGCGATGGCATTGCGACCGTTGAGCGTCGGGTCGTCCCAGAGCGAATCCTGGTAATCGCGCTGGTACTGGAAGATCGGGTTCTGCTTGAGCAGCTCGACGCCGACGAGGAAGTCGAAATCACCGACGCTGCCGCCGGTGGACGCCTGCAGGCGCTGCGAGAAGCCGCCGCCGTCCTCCGTATCGCCGACGCGATAGTTGACCTCGGAGTACTCGGCCTTCTCCTTGAGGATGAAGTTCACCACGCCCGAGACGGCGTCCGAACCGTACACCGCCGACGCGCCGCCGCTGAGCACTTCCACGCGCTCGATCAGCGAGACGGGAATATTGGCAATGTCGGTGAAGTTGCTCTGCGCATTGAACGCGAGCGGGAAGTCCGCCATGCGGCGGCCGTTGAGCAGCACCAGGGTGTAGTTGGGACCCAGGCCGCGCAGGTCGACCTGCGCGGCGCCGGGCGTGAAGCCCTGGAACTGCTGGGTCTGCACGGATCCGGTGGACTGGGTCAGCGAACGCACGATGTCATAGGCCGAGGTCAGGCCCTTGTCGCGGATGTCCGAGGCCGTGATGACCATGACCGGCGACGGGCCCTCGATGTTGGCGCGCGGGATGCGCGAGCCGGTGACGGTGACGGCTTCCAGCTGGGTTTCGCTGTCCTTGGCCTTGCTCTTGGATGCATCGGCGGTGGCCGCGGTTTCCGCTTGGGCTTCCGCGGCGGCGAAGGCGACTGGTGTGGACAGACAAACACAGCCCAGCACGGCGAGTGCCAGGTACAACGGCGAGTGACGCATTCCCCCTCCAGTGATTTCAGTTCGGCCAGTACGCGCCGAATGACCTGCCGACTTTGGCCTGCGCCTCGGCGTGGAGGCGGTGCGGACAAGTGCTGCGGGCGGCGTTTGCGCCGCGCCGTGGTCTTTCGTGGTCGGACGGCGAGGCCGTCACGGATACGACGCGATTACGATCGCCATGGCCCGATGGTCGACCACGCAAAATTCGCACGCGCAGCCAGCAGGCGTCGCGACAGATTTCCCCGTTAATGCCGTCGATCGCTACAAATACGGAACGATATTCGAAATGATTGTGTCGACTGCTCCGCAACCGCTGCGTGCATGGCTTGCAATGGTGCCGGTGCAACAGGCAGGCATGTGACGGGCCTGCGGCGCAGCGGTCCGCGTGCTACAGGCCACTGGACAGGGCCGTACGCACAACCTCTTGGGGGAAGCTCGACACGACGCGTAGCACGCCGCGGTCGACCAGATGGGCCGGAGCCCGCTTGAGCTGTTCGATGGTCAGGTCCGAGGCGAATCGCGTTTCCGCCTGCAGGCCGACCCAGCCATCGCGACCGGCGCGTTTGGCGGCATAGAGTGCGATATCGGCGATGTCAGTGACGTCTTCCCATCCCAGCGCCTCGGGGGCCAGCGGCACGAAGGGAATGCAGGCGAAGCCGACGGAACAGGTCTTGTGGAAGCAGACGGCCTTGCCGACTTCAAATGGCGTAGCAGCCACAATGCGGCGGATCACCTCGGCGAGCTCGGCCGCCTGCTGGTGCGGGCAGCGCGCCAGCACCAGGAACTCCTCCCCGCCCCAGCGCACGGCATGATCACGCGGACCGAGCACCGCCTGGATGCGACGGGCGATCTGCACCAGGAGATAATCGCCCGCGCCGTGGCCGTGATCGTCATTGACGTATTTGAAGTGATCGATGTCGACCAGGAGGATGACCAGGTCGTTGGCATCGCCGCGGGGGGTGGCCTCGCCGGGCGCGCGGCGGTACTTCTCCAGCGACTGCCGCACGATGTCCGCGGCCTGCTGGCTCAGGAAACGGCGATTGCGCAGGCCGGTGAGCGGATCGGTGAGACTGGCATCTTCCAGGGCGCGCGAGGCGGCCTGCAGTTGCAGCGTGCGCTCGAGCACCTTGCGTTCCAGCTCGTCCCGGCGGCGGCGCAGGAATGCGGTTCGGATATGTACCAGCGCCAGCATCACGCCAACCACACCGATTGCCAGCGCGACCCGGAACCACCAGGTCTGGTGCCAGGCCGGCATGACGACGATTGGCACATGGCGCTCGGAGGTCGCACCGGAACGCGACGTTGCCCGCAGCACCATCGCGTAGCTGCCGGGCGCCAGATTGGTAAACGCGGCCACGCGACGCACCGGATCGACAGGAATCCAGTCGTCGCTGACGCCGCGCAGCCGGAACGCGTAGCGCGTGCGCTCGGGTGCCGAGTAGTCCAGCGCGGCAAATTCCACCGCGATGCTTCCCGCGTCCGGCGGCACCACGATCGGCCGCGCCATATCCGCGTTGTAGGGGCCCAGGGCGAGCGAATAGCCGCCCAGGCGCACATCCGTAAGGACCACCGGCGGGCGGTAGTTCCATTGCCCGAGCTGGTGAGGACGAACCACGGTCACGCCGCCGGTGCCACCGAAGAGCACATCGCCGGTGCGAGTCCGCGTCGCCGAGCCGGTCCAGTACGTCGTGATGGCCAGTCCGTCGGCGCGGTGCAGTGCGCGTACGGCGTTGGCCGTTGGGTCCACGACGGCCACGCCGTCGTCGGTGCTGACCCACAGGTGACCGTCATCGGCTTCGACGATGCCATCCACGTTGTCATTGGGCAGGCCATCGGCCAGCGTGATCCGTTGCAGATGCCGGTTTCCCGCCAGGGTGTTCGAATCCATCCGGTGCAGGCCGCCGCCAAAGGTGCCGATCCACAACCGCTGGCGTGCGTCCTTCTGCAACGCGGTGATGAACCCGGCCGCCAGCCGCCCCTGGGTCATGGGGTCCGCCTGCAGGCGTTCGACCACGCCCGACGCGGGGTCGTAGCGATCCAGCCCGTTTCGCGTGCCGACCCAGAAGGTGCCGTCACCCGCATCGGCCATCGCAAAGACCCGCTGATCACTCAAGGCTCCGGGCCCCGTTGCGGCTACTCGTTGTGTAGCATCACTGGCGAGATCCAGGCGCCAGAGCCCATCGGAGAATCCGCCCACCCACAGAACGCCTCCGCGCCGTAGCAGCGCCCACGCCGGAGCCTCGGAGGGTCGTCCCGCCAGGTGCATGCGGCGCACCTTTCCGCCGTCCCGGCTCACGCGGTAGAGCCCGCGGAAGGTACCGACGAAGACCTCGCCGTCGTCACCGCCCACCATCGCCAGCACGATGTCGTTGGGCAAGGCCTCGTCAGGCCGCGACACGTCCGGCCGCACCGGCGTCAGCGAGCCACTGGCAGGATCGACGATGTCGATGCCGTTCTTGTGGAAACCGACCCAGACCCGTCCGTCGTCATTTTCATACAGCCAGCTGGCGTCCGCACCGGACAAGCCGGCACCCGCACGGCCGCCGCCGAACACGGTGTCGACCGCACCACGACCCGGCGCGTGACGACTCAATCCCCGGTGCGTCGCACTCCAGATCAGCCCCGACTGATCGCGGTGCATGGCACGGATCGAGTCATCCGCGAGCGTGGATTCCAGCGCGGGATCGTGCTGCACCCGGCGCATCTGCAAACTGTGTTTGTTGACGACGAAGATGCCCTGCCCAAAGGTGCCCAGCCACATGTCGTCCGCACCACTGTCGACAATGGCCGCGATCTGCGACGCCCGGAAATCCGCCGCGTCGCGCGGCTGCGCGGGCGCCAGCACGACCGGCTCCGATACGCCCGGCACCACCAGGAACGCGCCGTGGCGGAAAGTGCCGACCCAGACGCGGTCCTGCTCATCCAGGGCCAGGCTCCAGATGGCCGCGTGCAGGCCGTCCAGGTGTGGAATGGTGATCCGCTGGAAACGCCCGCTGCTGGCGTCGAGCCGCACCAGACCGTTTTCCGTGCCCACCCAGACGCTGCCGCGCCGGTCACGCAGCAGCGTCAGCACGCGGTCATGCGGCAGGCTTTCCGGATCGGCCGGATCGTGGCGCCAGTGTCCGACCGCGCGGCCCTGGGCATCGAGCCGGTCCAGCCCGCCGTTGCTGCCCACCCACAGGCCGCCGTCGCCGTCATCCGCGATAGCGCGCACGCTGGCGTGACTGATGCCGTCGGCGCTGACCGGCAACGCGGTGAACGCATCCGTCTCGCGTTCGTAGCGCACCAGGCCGGCGGCGCTGGTGCCAATCCACAGGGTGCCCCGCACATCGCGATGCAGAGCCTGGATGAAGTTGTCCGGCAGGCCGCGCGGATTCTGGCTCTGCCGCTCATAGACATGAAAACGGTAGCCATCCCAGCGCGCCAGGCCACCGTAGGTACCAACCCACAGGAAGCCGTCGCTGTCCTCGGCGATGGCGGTAGCGACGATATTGGGCAGGCCCTGCGCCGGCGTGAGGTGGTCAAATACGGGCTGGGCCAGCCGGGACCAGGGCGCCGCTCCCGCGCGCGCAACCGGGGCACCGGCCGTCTCGTCGATCACGCCAGCCGCCGTGGCGTCAGCCGCGCCCACGGCGCGGGCGATGCCCGCCACCCAGCACAGCAATCCCGCCGCGATCGACAGCCAATGCTGACGACGATGATGGCTCCCAGTCATCACGGTCCCCTGCGCCACGATGAAGGTTGGCGGCCAGCATACCGGTCGAAGCGCGCCCCATCGTGTCAACTCTGGCAAACACGTCCGCAGCCGATCCAGCGCGTGGAGCCGTGTAGCGATTGTTTGCGTGCGTTGTGCTAGAGGCCCCGTTCGAATCGGACGAGGCCGGCTACCCCTCTTTTCGGGTCGCAGAACGCAGGTCAGCTAGCAGTTCGCGCAGACTGCCGCGGTACAGCCAGGCCGCACCCGCCAGGAAATACAGCGGGAACGAGGCGTGGAAGTTCCCCTCCCGGTCGGTCTGGTTGCCCACCAGCTGGCTGTAAACCATGTAGCTGGTATCGACCACGAACAAGGCGACTGCAATGGCCACCGGCAGATGCCACCACCAGCCCGCGGGACGGAACTGGAGCGCACTGACGACCACGAACAGGCACCACGGGGCCAGCAGGTAGGTCAGCGTCCCCATCAGCAGCGTGACGCCGACGTCCCAGTCGGCGATCTCGAACATCACGGCGCCGTAGAGCAGCACGCTCATGGACAGCGCGAACGTCACCAGTTTCCAGGGGCGGCGTGGTTCACGCCAGAAGCCTGCGCGCATCGCCGCGAGGTAGTCGGGACTGAAAAACGTACGGGCGTTACCAGGAACGTCCATCCACGCCTCCCGCATCAATCGGGTCATGCGGCCTCAAATCGCACCACGAACGCCGCGCCGCCCAGTGCATCGGAACGGTGTACCGCGAGCGTACCGCGATACCCCTTGATGATGTCCTGCACGATGGCCAGCCCGATGCCGTGCCCCTGCACCCGCTCGTCGCCACGCACGCCGCGCTGCAGCAGGTGCTCCACCTTTTCCGGCGGAATGCCGGGGCCGTCATCCTCCACGCGCAGCTCAAGGCCGGCGCGGCGCATGCGCGGCGCCTTGACCACGTGGGCGGTCAGCGTCACGCGCCGCGACGCCCACTTGAACGCGTTCTCGAGCAGATTGCCCAGCAGTTCCATCAGATCGCCCTGGGAACCGTAGAAGCGCGCATCCGGGTCGATCTCGAATTCGCACAGGATACGCTTGGCCGCGTACACCTTCTCCAGGCTGCCCACGATGCCCTCGGCCGCCTGCTCGATCGCCAGCGGGGTGGAGAATACCTGGTGGCGCGAGGCGGTCGCTCGCGACAGCTGGTAGGAGACGATGTCATGCATGCGCTGCGACTGGTCCGCCACGGTATTGCGCAGGCTGTCGTAGCCGCGTTCGCTGTCGAGTTCACTGCGCAGCACCGCCAGCGGCGTTTTAAGGCTGTGCGCCAGGTCTGACATGGTGTTGCGGTAGCGATCGAGCTGTTCGCGTCCGAAATCGATCAGCTCGTTGAGGCTTTCCGTCAGCGGCGTGAGCTCCATCGGATACAGGCCCGGCAATCGCTCGGCATCGCCGTTCATGACGTCGTCCACGTCGCGCACCATGCGGCGCAGCGGGCTCAGGCCCCAGCGCAGCAATGCGATCTGCAGCAACAGGAGCACGACCGCGAGCGCACCCAGCCAACGCGCCAGCGTGCGACGGAATGCGGCCACCTGGCGGTGAAACTGCTGTTCGCTTTCGGCCACGTGCACGGTCAGCGTGACCGGCTTGCGTTCGTCCACCTCCCAGCTCACGCCCTGGCTGAAGACGAAGACACGGCCGACGGAGTTGTCGATGGGTCCGTCGAAGCGGGTTTCACCCACCGCCAGGCGCGAATCGAATGCCAGCTCGCGGCCCAGCGCCGAGGGCGACTCCCAGTGCAGCGTCGGCGCCTCGCCAATGATGACCGCGTACAGGCCCGAACCGGGGCGGTTGAATTCCGGATCAGGCAGGGTTTCCGGCGGCAGCAGCTTGGTTCCGCGCAGCACGTCGGAACCTGCCAGGTAGGCATAGACATAGCTCTGCAGCCGATCGCGCATGCCCGCGACCGCGGCGTCGTAGTACGCCTGGTCGAGGGCAAAGCCGGTGACACCAAGGAAGGCGGCGAGCGCCATGCCCGCAGCCAGGGTCGATCGCGCCTGCAGCGACAGCGGACGGCGCTGCGCCATGGGAGGGTTACTCGGCCGCTACGTCGCTGCGCGGGATGGCGAAGCGGTAGCCGCGTCCACGCACTGTCTCGATCGGCTTGAGGTGACCTTCCGGATCGAGCTTGCGGCGCAGGCGGCCGATGAAGACTTCCAGCACGTTGGAGTCGCGGTCGAAATCCTGCTGGTAGATGTGCTCGGTGAGATCGGCCTTGGAAACCAGCTCGCCCGCATGCAGCATGAGGTATTCGAGCACCTTGTATTCGTAGCTGGTCAGGTCGACCGGCTTGCCTTCAACGGTGATGCTCTGTGCCGTGGTATCCAGCAGCACCGGACCACATTCGAGAACCGGCTTGGTCCAGCCGGTGGCGCGACGTACGAGGGCATTGAGGCGGGCCAGCAGTTCCTCGACATGGAACGGCTTGACCAGGTAGTCGTCGGCGCCGGCCTTGAGGCCTTCGACCTTGTCCTGCCAGCTGGACCGCGCGGTGAGGATCAGGATGGGGTAGCGCTGGCCGTCGTCGCGCAGGGCTTTGACCAGGTCCATGCCCGGACGCTTGGGCAGCCCCAGGTCGATCACGGCGACGTCGAAGGGCATCTCGCGGCCGAGGTAAAGGCCCTCGTCGCCGTCGGCGGCGCAATCGACCGCATAGCCTTCGCGCTTGAGCCGCGCCGCCAGTGTTTCGCGCAGTGGCGCTTCATCCTCGACCAGCAGCACTCGCATTATCGACTCTCCTTGGGTTCTTCAGCGGATATCTTCACCACCTGCACGCGACCGTCACGGGTCAGAAGCTTGATCCGGTACAGTTTTTTGCGTCCGACGGTGAGCTCCTCGGCCTTGAGGACACGGCACTGGATCTCCTTCTGCACCCGCTCGACGGCCTCTTCCAGCGTGAGCTGGGCGATGGCCGGCGCGCTGGCCGCGATCAGCGCGACCAGGCAGCAGATTCGCAGGGTGTGGACGATCACGTACCGCATACGTTCATCTTAACGAGGGCGACCGAGTCTCGATAGCGCGGATTGAATTGAGCCTGAACTGCCCGGCCCGGTGAGCGCCGGTTCTCAGTAGATCTCGCCGACGCAGCAGCGCAGGCTGCCACCAGCCTTCTCGATCTCGGGCATGGCGACCGCCTCGATGCGGAATCCCTGCTCGGCAAGCAGGCGGCGCTGATCCTCCGCAAGCGCACCAGCCGCACGCGCACTCATCCAGACGGAATCTTCCGACAGCGCAATGCAATTGCCGGCGTAATCGGCCTTCTGGCGCGTTGTCAGGCGCACCACGCCGGGCGCGTAGGCAGCCGCGATCGCCTCGGCCACCGCCGCATCGGCGAAGCCGTCCGGCGCAATGACGATGGCGCGCCCGGCCAGCACCGACAGCACGACATTGGTGTGGTATTCGCCCTCGGCCAGGTCGAAGCACAGCGTGAAGCGCAGGCCGAAGGCCTCATGCATCGCGGCGGCGCCCGCCTCGTCGCAGCGTTCGCCCAGGCCGCAGTAGCCGATTCCGCGCGCCCGGTCGATCACGAGGCTGCCGGTCAGCTCCGCCGCGGCGCCCACTGCAGATAAATCCACTTCTTTATATTTCAAAGCATCCCGGAAGAATCCGCGGATGTCCGCGCGGCGCGCTTCGCGACGCCGCACCTCATGGCGCATGTTGCCGATGATCACCGTGCCGGGCGCGGTGGCGAACACATTGTTGGGGAATACCGCGTCCGGCGTCGCCGCATCGCCCGGGAAACTGATCGTCGGCAACACCGTGCTCACGCGACGGCTCAACTGCGCGTGCTCGACCAGGGCACCGCCGGCATCCACCGACGACTGCATCGCCATGTAGCGGTTGTCCGTCGCCGACTGCTCGGCCAGGTGAAAACCCAGTGGCGTCACGAGAAATGCCGCGGTGGCGCAGCGCGGACCATCCGGGGCGGCCGTCGGCCAGAAGCGGCGGAACTCGTCAAGCGAACGCGTGATCACGGTCAACCTCGTCAGTATTAGCCGGTGGACGCTGCCCAGGCAGCAGCAGTGTCAGTGGACTCAGGCAGCAGCAGGCAGGTGGCGCGACGCCATCGCGGCGAGCAGCACGTCGATGCCCGCATCGTTGCGATGGGCCCGTTCGCTCAGAATGCGCCGGAAGGCGCGGGCACCAGGCAAGCCCTGGTACAGGCCGAGCAGATGGCGGGCGATGTGCTTGAGCGCCGTACCGCGTGCGCGCTCGGCTTCGATGTAGGGAATCATGGCGTGCAGTACCGCATCGCGTTCGGGCAGCGGCAGGCCGTGCAGGTGGTACTCGGTGCGCGCAAGGACGTACGGATCATGGTACGCCGCGCGCCCCAGCATCACACCGTCCACCTGCGCCAGATGCTGCGAGACTTCTTCCGGCTGCGTGATGCCGCCGTTGATCACGATGCACAATGCCGGAAAATCGCGCTTGAGCTGGTACACGCGCTCGTAGTTGAGCGGCGGAATCTCGCGATTCTCCTTGGGTGACAGGCCCTGCAGCCACGCCTTGCGCGCATGCACGATCAGGGTCTGGACGCCGGCACCGATCATGCGTTGCGCAAAATGCTGCAGGTCGGCGTAGTCATCCTGGTCGTCCACGCCGATCCGGCATTTCACCGTCACCGGCACATCCACTGCCTCGCGCATGGCGATCACGCAGTCGGCAACCAGCGCCGGCTCGCGCATCAGGCAGGCGCCAAAGCGCCCCGACTGCACGCGGTCGGACGGACATCCCACATTGAGGTTGATCTCGACATACCCCGCCTGCGCGCCGTACCGCGCCGCCTGCGCCAGCTCGGCCGGATCAGAGCCCCCCAGCTGCAGCGCGACCGGCTGCTCGAACGCACTGTGTTCGAGCAGATGTGCACGGTCGCCATGCGTCAGCGCCGCCGCGGTGACCATCTCGGTGTACAGCCGCGAATGCGGCGAAAGCAACCTGTGGAAATAGCGGCAATGCCGGTCGGTCCAGTCCATCATCGGGGCGACGCACAGGCGCCAGGGATGGGTCTGCTGTTGAAGGTCTTGGTCTGACATACGCGTAGTCTAACGGATCATCGGAATACGCTTGAGCTTGCCTGGAGCCGTGGGGATGCCCAGTTTGCCGGTGACATACCAGCACGTGGAAGCCGGCCCCGCATGACCTGGGTGTTCCGTTAATTCGTTAGTTGTTAAGATATGACGAATATTTGGAACATAAGAACGCATGACTGTCAGTCGCCGCATCACTCATATTCTTCGCCTGGCACACGACAAAGGACTGCTGCGCCCGGTAGACCTCGAGGCGGCCGGAATTCCGCGCGTCTATCTGACACGCCTGATCGCGCGAGGGCTGCTGGAGAAGGTCGGCCGCGGCGTCTATCGGCTTGGGGGAAGCGAGGGGTCCGAGCTGGAAGGATTGCAGCTGGTTGCCAGCAAGGTGCCACAAGCGGTCTTTTGTCTGCTGACGGCTTTGCAGTTTCATGAGCTGACCACGCAGCTTCCCCGTCGCGTCTGGATCACCCTGCCCAGGGGTAGCCATCTGCCAAAGCTGGATCATCCGCCACTAAAGATGATTCAGGCGTCGGGTGATGCCTATGCATCCGGCGTAGAGATCCATACGGTAAATAATGTAGAGCTCCGCGTTTTCTGCATTGCAAAGACCATCGCCGATTGCTTCAAGCACCGAAGCAAAATTGGAATAGATGCAGCGATTGAGGCGTTGAAGGAAGCCAAGACGCGCGGTGTGACCAACGATAGTCTTTGGCACTTCGCCAAAATCTGTCGCGTTACGCACGTAATGCGTCCCTACCTACAAGCATTGGAATGAAAACCAATCTAGCCGCATCAGTACGCGCACGACTGCTACTCGTCGCCAAACGCGACGCCACTGATTTCAACCAGGTACTCATTCGATTCGCGCTCGAACGTCTGCTCTATCGGCTTGGGATCTCCCGCCATGCCGATCGATTTCTACTGAAAGGCGCGCTGTTGTTCACGCTGTGGTACGCCATGCCGCACCGTTCCACCCGCGATGCCGACCTGCTCGGTTCTGGACCATGCGATCTCGACACTGTCCGGGCGACCTTCCAGGAAATCGCCGCCATGGATGGACACGACGGTCTCATGTTTGATCCAGTCAGCGTCACTGCCGACCCCATTCGCAAGGACACCGGCTACGCCGGCGTGCGTTTGCTGATCAGCGCTTCACTTACTACCGCACGCGTAAAAGCGCAGGTGGATGTAGGCTTTGGCGACGCTGTCACACCGGGGCCAGTCGCGGCTACATACCCCGTACTGCTCGATGATCTGCCTGCTCCAACGTTGCGGACCTATCCGGTCTATACCGTCATCGCTGAAAAGCTGCACGCGATCGCCTTGCTCGGCATGGCGAATACGCGACTGAAAGATTACTTCGACCTGAAAGTGCTGTTGGAACGGGAAGCAATAGACCACGACGTACTTGCCGATGCTGTCTCGGCCACGTTTGCGCGCCGGGGAATGCGTGTTCCCGCCGACACGCCCGTCGGACTCACCACCGAGTTCTCACGGGACGAAAGCCGACGGACACAGTGGACAGCATTTCTCCGGAAGAACGAGCTGGCGGCCATTCCCCTGGAAGAAACAGTGAACTTTCTGAGGGACGTGCTCTCACCCGCGCTCTCGGACGCACAGTTGCGCACGTAGTCGATCGACAAGGTTTCCCTTGTTCGTTCACGCATTTACGCAGCCGCATTGTCGAGCCTGTTATCCGCCGGTCGGCAGCACTCTGGCCCCAGACGCGCCCAGCGGTATCCTTGCCCCACCCCCGCGGTAAGGGGTGGGCTGGATAACCCCAGGCACGTCGCGGGCTGCGGACACAGGGCGGGACATGCGCAATCCATTTTCGCTGGCGCCAAAGTACGAAAAATACCGGGTCTCATTGGAGGAAGCCCTCGCCGACGATCTCTACAAGCGCGCAGCCGTTCCGGCGGTGCTGTTCATTCCGGGGCTGTATCTGTACTACCTCGTCCTCGCCGAGGCCGTGACGCGACGTCCGGCGCTGGGGTGGATCTTCGTCCTGATGAGCCTGCTGCTGTTTCCACGCGTCCTGTCCATCCTGCGGGCCGCTCAGATCAAACGGCGGTTCCCGAATCCACGCACACGCATCGAACTCTTCGCGCTGGGATCGGCCACGTATGGTACGTGCTGGGCGGCACTCAACCTGACCGCAGCCCCGGTGATCACGGCCGAAGAGCTCGCCCTGATGGCGGTCACCACTGCCGGCATCACCGCCTCCGGCATGGTCGGCATGAATGCCAGCGTCACCAGCTACCTGTTCTCGGTGGTTCCCAACGTGGCATCGATCATCGTCGTTGGTGCGATCGGCCCGCCGATGCAGAACCGCACGATGTTCGTGGTGATCATGAGCGTGTTCCTGCTGACACTCATCCTGATCTCGATCGCGATGCACGTGAAAGGACGCAATGCGCTGCTGCTGCAGATCCAGATCGCCGAGGCCTACGCGAACATGCAGGAGGCGCATCTGCAGCTGCAGGCCGAGGTTGCCGAGCGCGTCGCGGCCGAGCACGCGCTCGCACAGCGCAATCACGAACTCGAACAGCTCAATCGCGAGCTGACGGATACGCAGAGCCAGTTGCTTCAGTCAGAGAAGATGGCGTCGGTGGGCCAGCTGGCCGCCGGCGTCGCGCACGAGATCAACAACCCGATCGCCTTCGTGCGCTCGAACCTGCACACGCTCAAGGGTTATATGGAGAGCATCCTCGCCGGCATCGAGACCGTGCGCACCGCATCGGGCGGCGCGGCCGAAGTGGAAGCCGCCGAGCTGGAGTTCCTGCGCGAAGACATCCCCTCGCTGCTGGAGGAATCCATCGAAGGCGCGACGCGCGTGGAGAAGATCGTCAAGGATCTCAAAGAGTTCTCACACGTCGACGAGGCCGAATGGCAAAAAGTGGATTTGCACGCGGGGCTGGAAACCACGCTCAACGTCGCCGCACATGAGATCAAGTACAAGGCCGAGGTGATTCGCGACTACGGCGAACTGCCCCTGGTGGAGTGCCTGCCGTTCCAGATCAACCAGGTGTTCCTGAATCTCCTGGTCAATGCCGCGCACGCCATCGACAGCCGCGGCACGATCACCGTACGTACCGGCGTCGACGAGGACGTTGCCTGGGTTCAGGTCGTCGATACAGGACGCGGCATCGAACCGGCCGTCGTCCATCGCATCTTCGAACCCTTCTTCACCACCAAGCCCGTGGGCGTCGGCACCGGACTGGGGCTGTCGGTGTCCTATGGCATCGTGCAGAAACACGGCGGCACGATCGAGGTGGCCAGCAAGGTGGGGGTGGGCTCGATCTTCACCGTGCGCCTGCCGATCCGCGGGCACCGCACGTGAATTTGGCGGGCGGCCGTGACGGACCTGACTAGCCGCCGATTCCGCCCAGCACCAGCAG
This genomic stretch from Tahibacter amnicola harbors:
- a CDS encoding nucleotidyl transferase AbiEii/AbiGii toxin family protein is translated as MKTNLAASVRARLLLVAKRDATDFNQVLIRFALERLLYRLGISRHADRFLLKGALLFTLWYAMPHRSTRDADLLGSGPCDLDTVRATFQEIAAMDGHDGLMFDPVSVTADPIRKDTGYAGVRLLISASLTTARVKAQVDVGFGDAVTPGPVAATYPVLLDDLPAPTLRTYPVYTVIAEKLHAIALLGMANTRLKDYFDLKVLLEREAIDHDVLADAVSATFARRGMRVPADTPVGLTTEFSRDESRRTQWTAFLRKNELAAIPLEETVNFLRDVLSPALSDAQLRT
- a CDS encoding ATP-binding protein translates to MRNPFSLAPKYEKYRVSLEEALADDLYKRAAVPAVLFIPGLYLYYLVLAEAVTRRPALGWIFVLMSLLLFPRVLSILRAAQIKRRFPNPRTRIELFALGSATYGTCWAALNLTAAPVITAEELALMAVTTAGITASGMVGMNASVTSYLFSVVPNVASIIVVGAIGPPMQNRTMFVVIMSVFLLTLILISIAMHVKGRNALLLQIQIAEAYANMQEAHLQLQAEVAERVAAEHALAQRNHELEQLNRELTDTQSQLLQSEKMASVGQLAAGVAHEINNPIAFVRSNLHTLKGYMESILAGIETVRTASGGAAEVEAAELEFLREDIPSLLEESIEGATRVEKIVKDLKEFSHVDEAEWQKVDLHAGLETTLNVAAHEIKYKAEVIRDYGELPLVECLPFQINQVFLNLLVNAAHAIDSRGTITVRTGVDEDVAWVQVVDTGRGIEPAVVHRIFEPFFTTKPVGVGTGLGLSVSYGIVQKHGGTIEVASKVGVGSIFTVRLPIRGHRT
- a CDS encoding type IV toxin-antitoxin system AbiEi family antitoxin domain-containing protein, with the translated sequence MTVSRRITHILRLAHDKGLLRPVDLEAAGIPRVYLTRLIARGLLEKVGRGVYRLGGSEGSELEGLQLVASKVPQAVFCLLTALQFHELTTQLPRRVWITLPRGSHLPKLDHPPLKMIQASGDAYASGVEIHTVNNVELRVFCIAKTIADCFKHRSKIGIDAAIEALKEAKTRGVTNDSLWHFAKICRVTHVMRPYLQALE